From Apium graveolens cultivar Ventura chromosome 9, ASM990537v1, whole genome shotgun sequence, the proteins below share one genomic window:
- the LOC141686725 gene encoding cationic peroxidase 2-like yields the protein MANKVHILFFLLLAMAATSAFSQGLRLGFYAHTCPQAESVVRATVAKHVNADSTVAPGLLRMIFHDCFVQGCDASILIDGPSTEKTAPPNLLLRGYEVIDDAKAQLEAACPNTVSCADILALAARDAAVQAGALKYLVPTGRRDGRISLASDAANLPGFTDSIAVQKQKFAAKGLSTEDLVTLVGGHTIGTVACQFIRYRLYNFTTSGGADPSIDPTFLPTLQSLCPVDGDGSKRIGLDYGSSEKFDHSFFKNVQRSRGILESDQRLWADASTKNIVQRYIGIRGLAGLTLNFQFGRSMIKMSGIEVKTGTDGEIRKVCSAIN from the exons ATGGCAAACAAAGTTCACATTCTATTCTTTCTCTTGCTTGCCATGGCCGCAACCTCGGCTTTTAGCCAAGGATTGCGACTGGGTTTCTATGCACATACTTGTCCTCAAGCCGAATCGGTTGTTCGAGCAACAGTTGCTAAACATGTAAATGCTGATTCAACTGTTGCCCCCGGATTACTTAGAATGATTTTTCATGATTGTTTTGTTCAAGGCTGCGACGCTTCGATTCTTATAGACGGGCCTTCAACTGAGAAAACAGCTCCTCCGAATCTTTTGTTAAGAGGCTATGAAGTTATTGATGATGCCAAGGCACAACTTGAAGCTGCATGCCCTAACACTGTATCTTGTGCTGATATACTTGCTCTTGCTGCTCGTGACGCTGCTGTTCAG GCTGGTGCACTGAAATATCTTGTGCCCACGGGTCGCAGAGATGGACGCATTTCATTAGCATCCGATGCTGCTAATTTACCAGGGTTTACGGATTCGATTGCAGTCCAAAAGCAAAAATTTGCAGCAAAAGGTCTAAGCACTGAAGATCTTGTCACACTAGTTG GTGGACACACTATTGGGACAGTGGCATGCCAATTCATCAGGTACAGATTATACAACTTCACAACTTCTGGTGGTGCTGATCCTTCCATTGATCCCACATTTCTTCCTACACTTCAATCACTATGTCCCGTAGATGGAGACGGATCTAAACGCATAGGATTAGACTACGGAAGCAGTGAAAAATTCGACCATTCGTTCTTTAAAAACGTGCAACGTAGCAGAGGAATTCTTGAATCAGATCAAAGATTATGGGCGGATGCTTCTACTAAAAATATTGTGCAAAGATACATTGGTATTAGAGGACTTGCTGGATTGACTTTAAACTTTCAGTTTGGAAGATCAATGATTAAAATGAGTGGCATTGAAGTAAAAACCGGTACTGATGGTGAAATTCGTAAAGTTTGTTCTGCAATTAACTGA
- the LOC141686882 gene encoding uncharacterized protein LOC141686882 has protein sequence MASSTLTHSLFSPLSSHSLTSNRTLQTPSLALPCKQFGSPFLSTQLSLTHKSFIVNCNAPEKESTNQEVPIELRYPAFPTVMDINQIREILPHRFPFLLVDRVIEYKPGESAVGIKNVTINDNFFPGHFPDRPIMPGVLMVEAMAQVGGLVMLQPEVGGSRDNFFFAGIDKVRFRRPVIAGDTLVMKMTLIKLQKRFGIAKMEGKAYVGGEVACEGEFLMAMG, from the exons ATGGCTTCCTCAACTCTCACCCATTCTTTGTTTTCTCCTCTCTCTTCTCACTCACTCACTTCTAATCGGACCCTCCAAACCCCTTCTCTTGCTCTGCCCTGTAAGCAATTCGGATCTCCATTCTTGTCCACCCAATTGAGCTTGACCCACAAAAGTTTTATTGTCAATTGTAATGCGCCTGAGAAAGAATCAACTAATCAAGAAGTTCCTATTGAATTGA GGTACCCTGCATTTCCAACTGTTATGGATATCAACCAGATTCGCGAGATTTTGCCTCATCG CTTTCCGTTTCTTCTAGTTGATCGAGTGATTGAATACAAGCCTGGGGAATCTGCTGTTGGTATCAAGAATGTGACAATCAATGATAACTTTTTCCCTGGGCATTTTCCAGATAGACCAATCATGCCTGGTGTGCTCATGGTTGAG GCAATGGCACAGGTTGGTGGCTTGGTTATGTTGCAACCAGAAGTGGGGGGCTCACGGGATAATTTCTTCTTTGCTGGGATTGACAAAGTGAGATTCAGGAGACCAGTGATTGCAGGAGACACCTTGGTGATGAAAATGACACTCATCAAGCTGCAAAAGCGCTTTGGAATAGCAAAGATGGAAGGTAAGGCATATGTTGGAGGCGAGGTAGCATGTGAAGGTGAATTTTTGATGGCTATGGGTTAG
- the LOC141683815 gene encoding chlorophyll a-b binding protein CP24 10A, chloroplastic-like, protein MAATSAAAVLNGLGSSFLSGGKRSQTLLSAPIGARVASALAPKRLSVVAAAAAPKKSWIPAVKGGGNLLDPEWLDGSLPGDFGFDPLGLGKDPAFLKWYREAELIHGRWAMAAVLGIFVGQAYSGIPWFEAGADPGAVAPFSFGTLLGTQLILMGWVESKRWVDFFNPESQSVDWATPWSKTAENFSNFTGEQGYPGGKFFDPLGFAGTIQNGVYIPDEDKLDRLKLAEIKHARLAMLAMLIFYFEAGQGKTPLGALAL, encoded by the exons ATGGCTGCTACATCTGCTGCTGCTGTACTAAATGGCTTGGGGTCATCCTTCTTGTCTGGAGGCAAGAGGAGCCAAACTTTGCTGTCTGCACCAATTGGTGCTAGAGTTGCTTCTGCCTTGGCTCCCAAAAGGCTCagtgttgttgctgctgctgctgctccTAAGAAATCTTGGATCCCTGCTGTTAAAGGTGGCGGCAACCTTCTTGATCCAGAATGGCTCGATGGCTC GCTCCCAGGTGACTTTGGATTTGACCCTCTTGGTCTAGGAAAGGACCCGGCATTTCTTAAATGGTACAGAGAAGCTGAGCTGATCCATGGCCGATGGGCAATGGCAGCAGTTCTTGGCATCTTTGTGGGTCAGGCTTACAGCGGCATCCCATGGTTTGAGGCCGGTGCTGACCCTGGTGCTGTCGCGCCATTCTCCTTTGGAACACTCCTCGGTACCCAGCTTATCCTCATGGGATGGGTTGAGAGCAAAAGATGGGTTGATTTCTTCAACCCCGAATCACAATCAGTTGACTGGGCTACTCCCTGGTCGAAAACTGCAGAAAATTTTAGCAATTTCACTGGTGAACAAGGATACCCTGGTGGCAAGTTCTTTGACCCCTTGGGCTTTGCTGGTACCATTCAGAATGGAGTTTACATTCCCGATGAAGACAAACTCGACAGATTGAAGCTTGCAGAAATTAAGCATGCTAGATTAGCTATGTTAGCAATGTTAATTTTCTACTTTGAGGCTGGCCAAGGGAAAACACCCCTCGGAGCTCTTGCTTTGTAA